AGGAGTTggcgggaagatcccttggagaaggaaatggcagcccactccaatattcttgactggaaaattccatggacagaagagccaggcaggctacagtccatagggttgcacagagttagacacaaccgaagcgacttagcagaatgAGGATGGGGCCTTTGCTCATTCTAGTTAATGATACTGGTATCGTGTGGAACGGGACAATACACTCTTACCTGCTTAGGAGGTTAACTTACTTTTGCTTGGATGTGAGTCTGTAAAGTTCCCCTGATATATCCAAGCATCCCATAGAAGAGAAATCTGGTGTCTGTTCTAACACAATACTCAAGGCCACTAATTTTTCATGCCAGAGAGCAGGACCACCATCGTTTAAGCCTGGAACTTCCCTTCTGTAGTTCCGTGTTTAAATTTCGGAAGTAGTGTATGCTCATTgccaaatattcaaataattcagATGTTTagtaagtaaaaatgaaagtcttCACCTCCCAGTTCCAAAGAGCTCTTCCATTTGTATACAAAGTAGAAGCACAAATGAAACTATGCTGTTTATACTGTTCTGTAActtctttctcccacagagtatTGTTTCAGTTCCTATAGACAACACTGATGTTAAGAATGTTGACCAACTGGCATACtaatgtggctcagatggtaaagaatctgcctgcaatgtgggacacccaggtttgatccctgggttgagaagatcccctggagaagggaatggttacccattccagtattcttgcctggagaatgccatggacagagaagcccagctacagtccatggggtcacaagtaggacatgactgcgagactaacacttccacttccttCTGTACTAATGTaaactaatttataaattaaaaaaatagagttcTATTTAGTGTCTAAAACTAAACTGTAAACACCAAGGGTCCATAAACTACGGCCTGCTATGAAAACAGGTCCACCACCCATTTTTGTTATATAATACTcccattatttaaagaaaaagttttattgaaCATAATACACTCATCCACTAACATATCATCCATGACTGTTTCTGCACTATGACAGGGAATTGAATAGCTATGACCGAGATTGTATGGCCTGCAAAGCATTTACCATCTGGGGCTTTCCACAAAACATTTGCTGAACTCTGCCAAATATAGAATTgcttaacaaaaataaatcattaaaagcGGAAAGCCACTAGCTTGTCAAATCATTTCaatactttcaaaataatttattggtTTATACATAGTTTACAGattgatttaaaaacattttgtggaagtgtgatacatatatagaaaactatacaaGTCCCAAGAGATTTGAGTAATCACAAGATGAAAACATGGACTTAACCACGGCTGAACTCTTACCAGCATCTCAGAAGTCCCCCTTCCCCatggcctcctttgtcatagattaattgtcCATGTAAGTGTGGCTTTAATTCTGGGCTTCTGTTCTGCCCCACTGAATAATTTTTGTGtgagtaccatactattttgattactgttgcACTgcagtataatttaaaataggaGAGTGTGTTACCtctagtttgttcttctttttcaacatGGCTTTCACTATTCAGAATCTTTTGTGTCtctgaacaaattttaaaaccttttattctagttctgtgaaaaaggcctgtggtattttgatagagattgcattggaTCTGAAGATTGTCccgggtagtatggtcattttaacaatatcaatTCTTGCAGTCCATATGCATGGTAcatcttcccatttatttatgTTGTCTCCAATTTCTTTCAtaagtgttttacagttttcagaatATAAGTCTTTTAACTATTTGATTTgatttattcttagatattttattctttttgatacaattataaataggattattttcttaatttctctttctgatacttcATTTCTAGTGTATGGAAATGTAACAAATTTCTGTACATAATGTTGTATTTTGCAActttaatgaattcatttattaattctaatagttttttgacactatctttaggattttctatatatagcattatgtcatctacaaattttttcctttttaatctggattcattttattttatttttttctcttctgactgCTGTAGCTAAGACTTCCAATATTATGCTGactaaaagtggcaagagtgggcctccttgtcttgttcctgatcttgaaGGAAATGCCTTCAGCTTTTACTCATCATTGAGTATTATATTGGCTGTGGGTTTGCTCTATATGGCCTTtaatatgttgaggtatgttctctTAATACTGACTTacttgagatttatttttttaatttatcttatttttggctACGCTAGGTCTTCATAGCttccctgggcttttctctagttgtgcaaGTGGGGCTATTCTTTCATTACTGtgcatgcacaggcttctcattgccatcgtttctcttgttgtggaacatgggctctagggcatgcgggcttcaggaacagggctcagtagttacagctcccaggctctagagtgcctgttcaatagttgtggcacacggcatgtgggatcttcctgaatcagggattgaactcgtgtctcctgcattggcaggtggattctttaccactgagctgccaaggaaaccttagagttttttaaaattaaaagcagatgTGGAAATTTGTCAAtactttttatacatatattgagatgattataaggtttttattcttcattttgttaatgtgataaGTCAGTTTAACAAATCTGTGGGTAttaaaccatccttgcatccctgggatgattGCTGCTTGTCTGTGTGACTGTGACTCACTTATGTGATGGCTGTGGACCCACTGGAGGGTGGGATAGCCTTCTTGCACAGTTGACTGTAGCCCAGGGGCTAGGGACTGGTGCCTGCCTGCTGGCGGATGGGGCCGAAGTTTCTGTGCAGCTGTCTGCCTGACATGGATTgggcctgggggagggtggggcttGGGACTGGTCTGGCCTTTAGTGTGTGCAGCCAAGTACTGGGCACTAATAGAAGGAGAATTCCAAAATGGCATTTGCCAGTACAAGCTCAAAAATGGCTGCCACTATCATCTCCATCCCTAAGGGGAGTCCCGGTTATCCCTTGCCTCTCTAGAAGTCACTCCAAGATCAATGCGGATCTGAACCAGGCCACTTTCAAACCACTTTGTACTGGATTTGCATCATGTGAGATTTTGTAGCTGCTCATTAAGAGTAGAATCTCTCTTTTTAGTATTAATAGCAGTCTAGCCCTTCTAAATGTAGTCCTGCTGGTTTTCAAAGCTGCATATTCTAGGAGCCCATCTTCCTAGTGCAGGACCTCCTGCTGGGCAGCCTGCTGTGAAGCGCAGACACCTTGCTCTTGGGGGATGATCTCAGCAACTGTGGTATTCCTCTAATTTGCAGATTGCTGAcatgggtggcactagtggtaaagaacccatctgccaaagcaggagacataaaagatgccagttcaatccctgggtcgggaagaccccctggaggagggcttggtaATCTACCCccatattattgcctggagaatcccatggacagaggagcctggagggctgcagtccatagggttgcacagagttggacacaagtgaagcgacttagcatgcacccatgcACGACCTGGCTGTATGGGTCCTAACTGCACTGCATCTCCACCCTTTCTACCTGTCTTATTGCGGTTCCTCCTTTATGTCTTTAGTTGTGATAAATCTTTTCTGCTAATCTTCAGGTCATTCTCATAGATATTTGCTCTGTGgggctcagttgctaaattgtgtccagttctttgcaaccccatggactgtagcatgccaggctcctctgtccatgggatttcccaggcaagaatacgtgAATGGGCTGCCGGTTCCTCCTCCAGGTTTTTTCTCAgtcccaggaatcgagcccatgactcttgcatctcctgcatctgtaGTAGGATTacttaccactgtgctacctgggaagcccattttctctATAAGTAGTTGTAATTTTAGTGTGTCCATGGGAGAAGGTGTGTTCAGGGTTTGCCTTCTCTGCCACCTTGGCCACCTCTCTGCAACCATTTCATACTTAtgtttcttccattttcatttatttttataacttagtCTAAAATTCTTGACTATGCTGTGTAGCTGTGGCAGAGAGAATAAATCAtttgcacatacatatataacaaggccaattttttaaactttcctagAAAAATACTGTTTGCtcatatatcttttatttctcataACTGGTATAATTTATAAAAGTCATGGCTCAGTAAACTCTAGGCTGCATCTGGTCTTTAGGCATAATTATATTTCATCCACCAAAGAACAAGTTTTATATTCACTCAGGGTCTAGGTATCATTTTGGAGCACTGCCCATCTGTCCCCCATAGGGATATCCCAAAGTTGATCTGTAACCCCTTCAAACTCTACCAATTGTATCATAAAGAGCCAATTACACTTTTTAACACTGCGGCTCTGATGGAGATTCAGCAAATGTCAGGTTTACCAGTAAAATCTTGCCTTGGTTTATCCTGTTCATAGTGTTCCCACAAATAAACCTCTTCTTGCCTAAGCCTGTAGCACAGCTAACCACTACTGTTTAAATATATCAGATGCTATTGCTATCAAACGGCAGTTGTTCCTTCTTGCCTGAGGATATGTGTTCTTTCCCACGGTTATGAACAAGCAAGATACAGATTCAGTTTAGCAAATGCAAGGTCTATTTAAATATTGCTTCATCATATTTCTGAGCCAACGGCCAAGTTAGCCAGTTTTCTGGAGAGGACTCCCTCTAGTGACCGACAGACTATAATGGTGAGTCCCCAAAGTGTTTCTACCTAAGTCAACACACTTAACCAAGTTCCCAACTTCCTAAGTCCCTCTTAGTTCTCTGGGCCAATGTTATATGATCACAAATGTTGTTGCCATAGTATTCATTGCATGAAACTAATTCAAGTACACTACATAcactaaagggcttcccaggtggcactagtggtaaagaacctgcttactGATACAGGTAgccgtaagagacacaggttcaatctctgggttgggaagatccccggagaagggcatggcaacccactccagtactcttgactggagaatcccatggacagaggagactggagggctacagtccatggggttgcaaagagtcagacatgactgaagtgacttagcatgcacacacacacacatgcaccaaaATGGTGTTGAGGTCCTCAGGAGATTGTCAGGTGAGCATCTTCACTTAACAAATGTGATTTAGTTCAAATAACTCAAAGCCTTCccccaaatcatttttttttttgaagttccaGAGTGAAATAATTGATGTGTGACAACTCTGTCATGTCAACTTTCCACTCTTAGACATCACTGTGATCCTTGAATTTTTGCCAGCATGGTCTTCCATCCACAATCATATCTGGGacagttaaaagagaaaattcaatttGCAGAAGATGGCAACGTGTCTCATCGTGTCTCATTTACACTCAGGTATCTGCTTTAAccagtgtttccctggtggctcagagggtaaagtgtctgcctgcaatgcaggaaacccaggttcgatccctgggttgggaagattccctggagaaggaaatggcaacccactccagtattcttgcctggaaaatcccttggacagagaagcctggtaggctacagttcatggggttgcaaaaagtcggacacaactgagtgacttcacttattcTGATTACAGAAATAtaatgtttgatccctgggtcagtcagGATGATTCcttggaaatggaaatggcaacccattccagtatttttgcctgggaagtcccatggacagaggagtctggggactacagtccctgaggtcaaaaagagtccgacacaactgagcaactaaacgacaacaacaaagcAGGTCATCAAGGAAGTCATTAATGTCTTCTCTCCAAATTGTATACATAAGGTCTCAGGAAATTGTTGTAATGTGACCTAGGTCCAATTCTTTTCAGTAGAGAATAAATCCTGGAGCATCTTGTTTTGGCCCCGACTCAGTACCATGTATGAGAATATTACTGTCTTTCtgtgaaatattttcttatgaaaCTACCTTTCCTGCTATTATTTCCTATTATGTGATCTCTTTCAGCACTCATAGTCCTCCCGTTTTTCCCAATTAGTATCTGTCAAACCTGATTGAGTTTGTTTGGCATCAATGGCTCAACTATACTGCCCTCTAGAGGCACTTAGCAGCATGTCTTTTCATATATGGTATCAGCCATTAGAATATCTTTTATGGTAAAATGACTGTTCACGTTTGTGGCCATCTGAACAAACTGAGTATGTGTCTACTTATGATTCACGTGAGTTCTCTGTATATTCTGGTATGTCTCTAGTCAGGTACTtgagttgtgaatattttttcctttttcattttcttaaggtGTCTGttgatgaaaaaatttaaattaataaatccaatttaataattttttggtGTGGTTAGtcctttttgtttcttgatcAAGAACTCTTCACTCATATAAAgatcacaaatattttaaaaatatagtttactgttttcttcaagaaattttataattttattccttGCATTTAGGTCTACGAGCCcatctgaattaatttttgtgtgtggtatagAGTAAGGGGTCCAGGTTTAACTGTTTCCTGCCTGCACATCCAGTTACTCTACGCCTCCTCTTCTCCACATTAAATGGCACTGGCACTCTGCCAGCAACGAAATGATTgtataaataaagatttatttctgagttctctatTTTGTTATAGTATAGtgagtgagtcgctcagtcgtgtctgactctctgtgaccccatggactctacaatccatggaattctccagaccagaacactggagtgggtagcctttcccttctccaggagatcttcccaacccagggatcaaacccaggtctaccgcattgcaggcagattctttaccagctgagacacaagggaagtgcaagaatactccagtgggtagcctatcccttctccagtggatcttcccgactcaggaatcgaaccagggtttcttgcattgcaggcggattcttaccaactgagctatcagtgaagccctGATATCCTCTATTCTGTTACATTGATCTATTTATGGGGTCTTGTAAAAATATGCACACAAATCACTTTAACTTTGTAGTTGGTTTGGTAATGTGTGTCCTCcaactttgtgatttttttcaagattGCCTTGAGTGTTCAAggtcattttcagttcagttcagttcagttcagtcgcttagttcgtgtccgactctttgcgatcccatgaactgcagcacgccaggcctccctgtccatcaccaactcccagagtccacccaaacccatgtccatccaaccgtctcatcctctgtcgtccccttctcctcctgccctcaatctttcccagcatcagggtcttttcaaataagtcagctctttgcatcaggtggccaaaacattggcgtttcagcctcaacatcagtccttcaaatgaacacccaggactgatctcctttaggatggactggttggatctccttgcagtccaagggactctcaagagtcttcttcaacaccacagttcaaaagcattaattcttctgtgctcagctttcttcacagtccaactctcacatctgtacatgactactggaaaaaccatagccttgactagacagactttgttggcaaaattccATTCAAATTTTAGAATTGCTTTGTCTGTTTCCATGGACAATAACCAAGATTCTTTGCCTAGGCTTTGAGTAAATGAGTGAAATCAAGGTCTTCACTCATGAGGTCTAAGTAGAGGCAACATGGTCACGTTGGATGTAGGGTGTAGACTATGCTTAGGTAAGAAGATCATGAAGGGCACATTAGAATGGCCTCTTGCTTCTCACCAAAAACACCTGATGGCAGTACAACAGTGAGATATGTCCTCAAAGTTTCAATAGTTTTGGTACTGAGAACGCTGTATCCTATCAAATAATCATTCAAGTCTAAGAGCCAAACAATGCTGTTTTTCTAATTGCAACACCTAGAAAGTTTCCCTTCAGCTGAATCTTACAAAGAATGTCTTTCACCATTGCATTGGTCATCTGATTGATTAGTAGTCTTAAATTCCACaacttacaaatatttatttgaacaaAGTCAGACATTACTAATGTGAATCAAGAAGTGGaaattctctccctctctgcctcccgcTGCTCTTCCATTCTTACTGCAGTGactgtacacacatacatattcatataataGTTACTACTTTTTGCCTATTCtgtgcagcacgcaggatcttctttccccagccagggattaaacccgagcCACCTGCCGTGGAAtcatggagtcccaaccactggactgccacggAAGTCCCAtgttcatataattttttaaagcataacgGATTAACGCTTTTACAGTTTGTTctacagctttatttttttacttaatttcttttcaaagaagtaCTAGAGATCTGTTTGATTCTTTCAATTTGTTGCATATGGTTACATTCTATGTAATTGATCATAATTACTCTGTTTCCTGTTTTAGGATTTTAggtttttgccagtttttctctcTTAAACTGAGACTCATTAAAAAAAGCCTCAatattgtatatacatttatgataatatttttataagtcaGACTTTTAAGAGTGAGAATTTctagaataaaatgttaaatcaCATATTTTTATACACACAGCTTTATGGATAGATGGAGGGAACAAAGTTTCCAAAATCCCCACTGTGGAATGGATAATTTTCACGTTATCATTGTTGCATTTGTTCTTTCTGTCCATTAgcattttttattgtttggtaaaaaaaaattggaaaaaaactcattggaaaagatgctgatgctggaaaagtttgaaggtgggaggagaaggggatgacagacgatgagatggttggatggcatcactgactcaaacgaaatgggtttgagcaagctccaggagttggtgatggatggggaagcctggcgtactgcagtccatggggtcgcaaaggacataactgagtgactgaactgaactgaactgaaaaaaataagaggaatttgaaaagaaataaagccatAACAACATAATAAAGGAAGGGTAgataagaaaagaataataatgaaaacaatttttaagcaagaaaaaatttttaaaaagaaaaataaggaactaTAAAAATTCTCAGATTGTGGAAATTAGCTGAAACATAcaccttctcctcttcttccttctatctattcattctttcctctttcaaaCATTTTCAAGGACATTCAACAGCTATAaattaagtaattatttttagCAATATACAGAAATGTGAAAGATTTTTGAGGATAATTCTCAACAAAAGAGAAATCTGTTCAGGAAATACCTGTGGGAAAAGGCTTAATTTAAAGCAACATTTGGAAGACAGGAAAGTGATGAATCTTCATATGAGAGAGGAGTGGTCTATGAGAGAGGAGTGGTCATCCACTGGCCATCCTCTCTAAGAGTATCATGATTGTAGCCAGAGGCAGAACCAACTGATGGACCATCATCAATGGATGTTAAGTGTCCACAATAGCCTTGTCTCCCATGGGTTGAAAATGCTAACCCCCAGCAGCTTGATTGTTTCCCAAGAACCACAGAAACCAGATTCCAGTGGAGCAGGTTCTGCATGTGTGTTCATCAAGAGGTTCCTGCCTGGAGACCCCTCctgcccaccagcttcctcagaCCCTGCTTCAGGTCTTTGTTTCTTAGGCTGTAGATAAAAGGATTGAGCATGGAGGATAAAATCGTGTGAACAATTGTTGCCATGTGGTCCCTGACAGTGTAGGTGGACACAGGCTGTAAATAGACATAGAAGATGCTTCCATAAAACAGTGTTACCACAGTGAGGTGCGAACCACACGTGGAGAAGGCTTTGCGTTTTCCTGCAGCTGAGGGAATTTTGAGAACCACAATGAGGATTCGTATATAAGAGAAAACAATGCATAGAAAGGGGGTCACCAGAAAAGCAGATGCTTCTGTCATCAACACAATTTCATTGACAAATGTAGGGGAGCAAGACAATTTTATCAGAAGGCTGAGGTCACAGAGAAAATGATGGATAATATTGGAGTCACAGAAGGTGAGCTGATTCAACAGAAGTATGTGTAGGAGTGAGTGGAAATGAGGCAATGAGCAGGAGAAGGCCACCATCAGGACACAGCGTTGGTGGCTCATGATGGTGACATAGTGGAAGGGATCACAGATGGCCatgtagcggtcataggccatggctACAAGGAGACAGCTGTCAATGTTGCCCAAGGCGTATATAAAATACATCTGGGTCAAACATCCAGCATAGGAGATGGTCTTCTTCTCCAACAGGAAGTCGACTAGCATCTTGGGGACAATGGTTGTTGTATACCAAATGTCAGTGAAAGACAGGACACtcaggaagaaatacatgggggTGTGCAGTTGGGGCTCAGAGTGGAtggccaggatgatgagcaggttcCCTGTTATGGTGACCAGGTATATGATGAGGAAGAGAATAAAGAGTGGCTTCTGGTCCTCAGGCCGTGAGGAGAGTCCCAG
This window of the Bubalus bubalis isolate 160015118507 breed Murrah chromosome 12, NDDB_SH_1, whole genome shotgun sequence genome carries:
- the LOC102393918 gene encoding olfactory receptor 1L8-like encodes the protein MERLNQTSSVTEFILLGLSSRPEDQKPLFILFLIIYLVTITGNLLIILAIHSEPQLHTPMYFFLSVLSFTDIWYTTTIVPKMLVDFLLEKKTISYAGCLTQMYFIYALGNIDSCLLVAMAYDRYMAICDPFHYVTIMSHQRCVLMVAFSCSLPHFHSLLHILLLNQLTFCDSNIIHHFLCDLSLLIKLSCSPTFVNEIVLMTEASAFLVTPFLCIVFSYIRILIVVLKIPSAAGKRKAFSTCGSHLTVVTLFYGSIFYVYLQPVSTYTVRDHMATIVHTILSSMLNPFIYSLRNKDLKQGLRKLVGRRGLQAGTS